TCGGAAGATCGAAGGAGGAGCATCTGCTGGCTCGATATTGATTTGATTGAACAATCCCGTGCTTTGGCAAACCAAATTGCCACATATGGATGATTGAGTTTAATGACTTATTGTTGCAAAGGAGTCTTAAACCAAACACTACTATGCAAACATAAGAATATCTGGATGCATTTTTTAGTACATAAAAGTCGGAGAGGGTAGATCCATCACGGGGAAATTGAAGTCTATCTCGGTTATGGAAATGCATGGTTAATGTGGTGCTAAGATTTTGATCTAAAACATGTAAATTTTGTGATTGCTGTACCAAAATGACTTTTTTCAAAACTTATGCTTTACCTGGGGATATTAGTTAAAGTCCGTGCTCTCCTTTGGACTGTCCTTTCttccattattattattattattatttaatgatTTAGCTCGATGTTGACTAAATACACTTTTTAATCAGGCAAGGGAGGATACTCGTATCTGCTGGAACCATGGTGGTGGGCTGGTATGCTTACAAGTAAGAAATAAACTTCACTGAACTTTTTCCTGCTCATCCATTAAGGAATTTTGGAAATTCATGGCTGACTGTTTGCTTACGCTTggatatttattaattttttgccAATGTCATGTAATTGAATGCGGTTGTTGCTTTTAGTTGGTGTTTTTTCTGAAGCTGAACAAACATACAAATATGTAAATTTTAACGAGACTCGTTAGGTTTCTACTTTCTATACAGCTTTATCATAGTTTTTCATTCTCATACATATATGCTGTCTAGTCTAAATTAATTCTTAGGTTTGAAGTTGTTTCAAATCCTACAAAAGTTTTGAGTTAAGTGGGTTTCTGTATGAATAAACATTCATTTAtgatttctgagttcatcacaCCATagataacatttttttttatattcgtCTTTCTAATTCAATTCTACATGTATCTACAGTGCTTGTTGGCGAGGGTGCAAATTTTGCTGCCTATGCATATGCACCAGCCACTCTAGTCACTCCCTTGGGAGCTTTAAGTATCATTTTCAGGTGTGGCCATAGATAATCAAAAGCTCTTATACAGCCTATTTATATTATATGATGATTTaactacttaaataattcccAATGCAGTGCAGTATTAGCTCATTTTATATTGGATGAAAGCTTACATATGTTTGGGGTTGTTGGTTGTGTTCTTTGCTTGGTGGGTTCTGTCACCATTGTCTTACATGCCCCATTAGAGAAGGATTTTGAATCCGTGATGCAAGTATGGTATCTAGCAACTGAACCAGGTAACCAGTGGTGTTTCTTGATTTGACTTGACTAGTTTCTAAAATCCCAAATTCACGGTCTCagaatttttatgcatgatgatctAATTTGCACACGGATATTTCAACTTTCAAATTTGTGCTGTGAAATAAGCTAGGAATATTCTCTCATTGAAGGTCGAAGAAAGTCGATGATTGCCCTAAAATATTGATAATAACTAGTTTAGTCTCTGAAAACATGATTTAATCCTCCGTGGGCTCTTTCACAATAAATTCTTTATGTTTCATCTGTCTTATATGAATAAACTTTCTTTgatgaaaatgtttttcttgTGTACGTTATTTTGTACGTACATTTGATGGAACCTGCTAAATCTTCTGGAATCACCACTGAATCAAATATCTGATCAACAGGCTTTATTATCTACACTTTCATAGTGTTGGTTCTTGTTGTCGTTTTAATTTTCTGGTGCGTGCCTCGCTATGGACAAACACATATGGTTGTATACATTGGAATTTGTTCGCTCATGGGTTCACTTACGGTCAGTTTCTGTTTCCTGTATGCTCCTTATCAGCCCAAGTGATATCTCGATATCATctgggaaaaaaatatattattctatATTCGTTCCATTCACCTTTTTCATCTGCAGGTTATGGGTGTCAAAGCAGTTGGACTTGCTCTAAAGCTGTCATTTTCTGGATCAAATCAGTTTATATACTTCGTCACTTGGTTTTTTACGATTCTTGTTATTGTTTTCTGTGTTATGCAGCTGATATATCTTAACAAGGTATGTTTGTTAATCATTTAGCAATGTGTTTCGTTCATTTAATAATGTCGAAATCAATATGATTTTTTGTGGTATTACAGCTTTGTAACAGTTATTTAAAATGCGCACTTTGACATAGATGTTTGGTACTTGTGCGAAGATCAGTATGTGTTATGAAAATTAGAGGTTCAGCACACTTGTGTTTTTTTTTCGTGGCTCATCTTTGGCTTTATACTTTCAATAACTtatctttgcatctatctagttttttcaaaattttcaagtgAATCATTTAGATGGATAATTTTATAAATGAGCCACTCAAAGAATTACAGAAGTTTCAATTTTTGATTCTACCTTGTAATAAATTGCAAACTTCTCTATAAGAACTATATTTAAAGCAAGAGCTTGTCCGAAGTGTGTCATCCTCTTATGGGAATGATGATCATGTTAGTCTGGATATattgtttctctactttttTTCTTAACTCGAAttagaagaaaaagaaaatgtgGTTATTTTTCATTCGTCATGAGGTTGTATGCAATTTTTTTGTTCTCCTAAACTTTCATACATGAGATACTTGGTTCTAAATTTGCAGGCACTGGACACCTTTAATACTGCTGTTGTTTCCCCTGTGTATTATGTCATGTTCACCACACTAACTATTGTAGCCAGTATCATAATGTTTAAGGTGAGACCAATTTCTACTTTGCTTTCTTATTCACTTTTCAGTGTTTGCGGTTTTGGTGGGAGAGGTGTAGGGGCTCAAGCAAACATTACACAAAAGATTCCATCGGAATAAAATTATTTGACTTAGACATTTGacaataatttttaaatcattGACCGCTTTTTGCCCGCGGGATAGCCTTAGACCGCCTTAGACAAAGGCAGGGCAGGGACGGGCGAGAGCTGTATACCGCCTAGGCAGTCACTTCAACCGCTATTTAGAACACTGCACACAAACAAGGACTTCTAATGGATCCATGACAATTTACTTATGTCAACTCTTGAACATATCTTTATTTCCTCTGATTCAGGAATGGGATTCACAAAATGCATCACAGATTATGACTGAACTCTGTGGTTTCGTGACGATCCTCTGTGGAACTTTGCTTCTTCACAAAACAAAAGACATGGGAGGTTCTCCAAACCCATCATCCCCAGGATTTCATCCCTCAAACAGAGAACAAGGTGCCTAGCTGCACAGAATAAGTTAATAATACACTTTAATGGCCTATACACGGTATCTGGTTAGATCTAAAGTCTATTGCCGCAAGGAAGAGTTGAATTTGTTGATTAACTAGTGCAAATGGAAAAGGGGAAACAAGTTGTCCTAAATACTTTGTATACTTGAAAAGGATTGTATAGACTGCCTTCAAAACATATTCGATATTCGATATCTAATCGGTACCTCATTTCAAACTAGGGACATTGAGTGGTTATTCATATTACACTAACCAATTAAAGTTTCAAATTACAAACCATTATATATAATGTCACACACAATAACATTTAAGAAATATTTAGATCACTTTTTAAAAATTCAgagattatttttcttttttaaaaaaaaaaatctttatcattttatttattaatttgcttgagataattaaaaataaattttaatcgaATTCGTTTAAAATCATGATGTTTACGTTTTTCCATTTGAGACTCAACGAAATGATTAAATGGGCCTGGATCCAACCACATTTGAGCCCATTAGAAGTCGAGGAGACAAATCTGCACGTGCCGTAAAATGCTGTCTTCTTAACAACTGCGAATTATGGGAACCAGATTCAGTGGGTTTTTTGTGCAAATATCGACAGTAGCAGGTGGGTATTGATGGCAATCGACGGATGCCCGGAATTCACTATCCATCAGCAGGATGAAATGGTAGAAATGTTCTAAATGCAACGGAAGGGTATTAAAGAAATACATGTATAGATAAACGATATACAGAAATTGGTGGAAAGGGGGGAGGGGTGTGAATTTCATTTCAACTTTTAAATATGAATTAAGGCGTGTTAGTCGATTCTCTTTCCTTAAAATTGGTTTTAgtacaatatttataaaatgtggTCTTGATGCAATATACCTTTCTTTCAACACAAAAAGCACACACAACAAGTAGCTCTGGTGAATGATTAATTACAAATCCTACTCCTGTACCATCATGGTACCTACATGCGTAATCAAACATCcaatctcacacaaattttcatAAAGAAAACTCAAGATTCAAATCACCTGCATATCTGTCATGTCCATGACGCGCCACTTCATCTCCGGCCGCTCTCTCACATTCCTTCGCAGCATAATCGATATAACCACCTTCGAGAAATCAACATTGGTTGTATTTCTAAAACCCTCGTCCTATAAATGCTCAGAGAGACTCGAGCTTCCGCACCCGGGAACCAGAATGCTCATATGTTCCGCCTCCATCCGAGGCGACGCTCCTTCGGATTCCGGTGGTGATGTAGATGACAAAAGATGTTTTGTGAGTAAGTTTTGAATTTGAGGCCACTCCACATACCACTCGAAAGAGTCTTCGCCGCCTCGCACGGTGAAGAATTTGTCCCACTTGTCTTTGCTAGTGAAGTCATCAAGTGTTTTCAGCAGCTCTTCTTGCTCGGTGCTACCAGTGTGCGATTTTGAGGTCTTCTTCTTCTCTTTCTTCCCCATTTTTCTCTGCTATTTCTTGATTTCAACTGAATAGTCAGCTGGGTTTTGGACGCGGGAGCAATGATCGTAGCACGGCCAACACAAGCCAGTCAATCTTGTTAACTTCCTCTACATCTGCGATTCCCTCCAATCTGATACAAACTtgcttttaataaaataataattattttaatttgtaGTCAAAATTTTAACTTCATCACATTTCAAACCAATTCATActttataattaaaaatcaatttttaacatacaaaataatatattttcataaattcGACGAATAAAAATCCGTGTAAATATGTGACCCATTCATATGAGTTTTTCtgataatttaatttgttaaattaaatatcataagtttataaaactatataaaaattaatatgttaTATAAAAGGACTTGAATAGACAACTAGAAGAAAAAGAACAACCATAATAGTAGTAGTGATAATCTATACTTtttctataatattttattaagtgtGAGGCACTTGAAATAATTAACTTTGGTATCATAGtctgtttaaataattatatatattaataaaatgataaaattttaatgcaATTCATATGTAGTTATCATTAGTTTTTGGTATTTAGGTTTATAAGTTCAATTCTCACTgatatcatttttttattcttttatttttcaatttatattttaattatatatcaaaatctctcactatttcttataattatattttgatcttcattttaatttaaatcaaatgaataataaaaaatattatacaaacaCGCAACGCGTACGTCGGTGCACTAGTAATAATAATACGTGATTATGAGACTGAAAAGATTTTTTGCCAAAAGTAATATTAAAAAACTTGAATTCATAATTCTTGTTGGTGTACTTATCGTATAAGTTTTGGACTTCATGTGCATTATTTAGTAAAACCAGCTGATAAAATTATCATCGAAGATGTCCAACTTAACTTTAGATCGATTAACTTTTGCAAACTATAAGAAAATGTTCACACTAATTTTGTGATATAATTTTAAGagcaataatttttttaaaagtattaaTATTAGAGGTACTTAAATTTTAACAAGTTCTTTTTATTTGAGAAGAGTTGGTTATCACAACTTATAATAGAGTCTCGAAATGGCGACATCGTCCATTGGACTTTGGACCTTGATGAATGGGTAATAAATAAGCCATTTGCATGATTTTATTCACCCTCGAAAGTTTGTAGGAATGTGAACAGACTAATTGAGTGAACCAAATCAATTCCTACTTTTGGCTAATAAAGGAAGTAATTCTCGTCTTTCTACAACTACACAAAGTAGTTCTTCCCACTAAATTGGCATGCTTCATTAAGCTGCTGCAAATTCTCCAGGCTGCGAGTTGATAGTTGTCTCCCCACCAATTGCACAGCACTGTGACACAAAAGCTACATATGAAGGGAACAGAGTAAAAATGATGAGTCAAATTGCTTGCTTTGACGAGAGATTTAGTCACTAAAAGAAAGATTTCTACTTAGATTCGAATTCCTAATCTATATGAAGCTATTTGCATGTCAATAACCATGATAATCAAATCATGGATATTATCCATGATCTTGGTAATTTTTCTAACCTTAGAGAACTGATGATTTACTTTTTCCACCACCATCTGTCATCGGCATGAGCAGGAACAAGTGCTTTAGGGTTGTTGCAAGATGGTAGTTTCAGTGCGGTGCGGTGCTAAGGCGGACATTTCTGGTTGGCGGACGCTACGTAACATCAGGAGATAGAAAGATGATCATAGAGATTCCTCGAAGAGGGTGATCGATAGACTACTTTTTTGGCACCACAACTGCTAACTTTATATTGCCAAGTTGACACAATTTCGCTGGATTTTTGTATATTGTTACCTTTGCCATATCCGTATCGGACAAAATCACAAGGGCAATGCTGAAAGCTTCACCTTTTTCGATGGCAAATTGCCACTCTCTCATTGATATGAAAAACCAGTTCTTTCTCGTCGCTTTTGTTGCTTTGACTTCGACATATTCTTTTTTAGTTTCATAATTGATGATGATGTCATAAGGTAGACCGGTTTCATTAGTTTCATTTACCCAATTCACCGATGCATTGCCGAGGTTTCTCACTAAATATTTGAAAGCTGTGAGCTCCCCCAGTCTCCCTGTGAGCAATGCTTCCTGCTGCCCAAATAGCTTATCTCCCCCATAACTATTAGGTTGGCTAAAATATATGCTATCAGGAGCACCAAAATCCATAGAATCAAGGGTTGCATTAATTCCAGAAGTAACCAAGTTGCTTGAAGGGTTAGACTGGGATTCTAAACCATCTGCACCGAGTAAAATTGCTCCCGGAATCATTACCATAGGATCATGCTCAGTATTAAGTTCATGGCTGATCTCAGTTCGAGTCGTAACAAATTGTTCTTGATTTTCTTCTGCAACATTTATCGCTGTTATCTGCGGGCTCTCAAGCACTGGTTTCTTATTTCCAAATGCACCACAAGATTTAAACCCAGGTGCAGTTTTCCAATCAACAGGTGGCCACCTTGAATTTATGAGAGGTTTACCCTTAAATATTGAACAGTTTTGTTCAACTTTCTGTGGTAGACAATTCCCTAACAGCTTAGAATTGCTCTCCGATGAAGAAATGTCAGTTTTAAGGGACCAGCAAGCTTCATCTACAGGTAGATTAGGTACCTTCTGGCTGttcaaaacaaaatattctgTTTGCTCCTCATCTGCGCCAGATTCAGCCATGGCAGTGACCATGAGAAGAAAATTAGCCAAGTGCAAGTCAGTAGTTCCACTGTTCAGTAAGCGAGAAAACTCCATGAATATTGCGTGTAAATCAGATCCCTGCCGGCAGTATAAGATGTTATCCTGCGAACATTTCAGATAAGAGACATTATCATGAACTGACATTGATGAGGGCCTTGTTAGATCAGTTTTTTAGGCCCACGTTAATAATGGCAATAGTGGCTAAAATCCATTATAAAGTAGCCATCATAGTCAGGATCGGATTAGCAGTAAATACCTGCAAAAGGCAGTTACACGTATATCGTTTCTTAGATGTAATCTTACATCTTTTTATAGCATTCTGATAGAACAATTCTTCCACCACAACAATCTTCAGTTGTGTAATATTCTCAAAACCAGACTCTTTGAGCTGATAATATCTGTCAGTGTGCCCATTTAAGATGTAGCGCTGCGCATAAGGAAGAATCCAATTCACCAGAGAAAAAATGAAGCTACTGTCCGCTGGACCATAAGAAATTGCTTCACGAGTAACAATCTGTCAAAGAAACGAAATGAGACTTAAATAGTTGAAGTTACATCAAAACAATTCGCATTTGTGTGTTTTAGTCCTCCCACAAATAGATTGTGCGAGACTAGATAcatttgattaattttaaaCAAATCCATCACTCGGCAGTAAAAAGTGAGCAGCGGAGAGGTCGTTGCCTGTTGGCTAGAACATTAGACGCATTTATTTATTCTTAAAGTGAACTAATTGGTTTCATATGAGCAGGAACAGTCACTATGTCACTTGTAATAACAGTTCATTGCCTCCCTCAGCAAATTAGACAACACTCTTGTTATATGGTTTATGGTTGGACATCTGACAGAGGCTTGTATACATGTTAACTAATTCAACTACTAGTTGAAATGACGGACCCTATCCCTCTGTCAAGTATTCTGAGATCACATTAAAAAAGAAAACAGAATTATAGTctttaaaatcaatttcaaacttATAACAAAAAATAGAGTTACAAGAAATTGAGAGTGATTGAAGTCATTTAAAAAAAGTCATAATAAAAGGTTAAACTACAAAATTGAAGAAAGATGAGCGAATAAACTTAAGAAATAAAAAGaggcaaaaaataaaataatttagaaGCATCAAAACTCCCGAAGTGATTAGTTAATCACAATAATTGTTATTAACAGTCTGGAATGGTGCCCTTTGGATACAGTTGAAGCGGAGGAGCTGGAGATTCCTTTTTCAGAGTTCGAAGTCAAAAAAGCAGTGTTTGAGAGTGATGGAACCAAAGCTCCAGGGCCGGACGGTTTCACATTAGCATTCTACCAACAGAATTGGGAAACGGTTAAGGAGGATCTCATGAAAGTCTTCGCTGAATTTTTTGAAGGAGGAGTGGTTAATAGCATTACAAATGAAACATATATTTGCCTCATTCCTAAGAAACAAGATGCGATTAAAGTCAATGATTTTCGGCCAATAAGTTTGACAACGAGTTTGTATAAGATTGTAGCCAAAGTGTTGACCAACAGATTTAAGAAAGTTTTGAGCAATACAATCGCCGATAACCAGTGTGCTTTTATCAAAGGGTGACAAATTATGGATTGTTGCCTCGTTGCCAATGAAGTGGTTGAGGAGTATCGAAAGAAGAAAAAGAGAGGTTGGGTGCTTAAGGTAGATTTGGAAAAGGCGTATGACAACGTCGACTGGAGATTTCTAGATTTCGTGTTACAAAAAAAAAGGTTTGGGTATAGATGGAGGAAGTGGATAAGAGGGTGCGTATCTAACGTCTCATTTTCGATTTTTATCGACGGAAGGCCGAGGGGAAAATTTAGGGGTGAAAGAGGTATTCGACAAAGATATCCTCTATCACCCTTTCTTTTTAATCTAGTTGTTGATGTTTTAGGAAGATTGGTTGACAAGGCTAAGGAGTTTTATGAGGTGAGAGGATTAGTGGTGGGAAAAGGAAAAGCTGAAATTTCACATATTCAATTTGCGGATGACACGTTGTTTTTGGTACAAACAAAGAGGCACGTCATGGCTCTAgtgaaaataatcaaattattcGGTCTTAAGTCGGGTTTGAAGATTAATTTTGACAAAACGGTTATTTTGGGGATTAATTTCGAGAATCATGAGGTGGTCTGCTTGGCGCAAGAAATTGGATGCAAAAAAGATGATTGGCTGATTAAGTATCTCGGGTTACCACTGGGAGGTAAGCCTATGACTTACGAATTTTGGGAACCGGTGCTATCAAAGATGTCAAAAAAATTATCAAGTTGGAAGAAGGCTTTTTTGTCAAAAGTGGGTCGTCTGACTCTAATAAAGTCAGTTTTAAGCGCAATGCcttccctattacatgtctcTATTATATAAAGTCAGTTTTAAGCGCATTGCTTTCGTCTATTTCGCGGATTCCTCACCCGCTTCTAATGTAAAATGaccttattattatataaaattattgtttcctataaaaaaaacataaataaagcCAACTGAGTATACATAATTGCAAACTCGCGTTTAGTCATGCAacagatgcataaacataagcaTAGATCAACTGTGGTATAAAAGTCGTAAATGGAGCAATAAAAAAAGCATACGATATCGAAGTTCGTTTCAATAAAAAGAAGATATGAACAAGAATGTATGGATTCAAAGATCAAGTACATTATGTTTAAGAAGACCCTGAACATTAATAATAGCCTCGTAGTTGTGACTAATAAATTTAGGGCATTATGActattaaaaatgaaaaattctAATCATTAACAGATAAGAATGAATCATTTACACAAAGAAATCAAAAGGGAGTAAATTAAGACCATTCCAAAACTCGTACAATGAACATACTAACCTCAGAAATCatgtattaaaattttaaataagagGAATGTGAGACAAATTATTAATGgttaaatagttaattaattcataaaataaagCAGATTAATCAGTAGGGAATTTAGAAGATAAATGCAGATACGTTAAATTGGTTGCACACATCAAACCAAtaaggaaatattttcatatatagaatgcgtaaattttttaaaaagaatcaCAACAAAAGGTATAAGAAGCGACGATATTGAAATGTTTATAAAACAATCAGGCATCTCGAACAAACTAGTTGAGGGAAAATATGTTTGGaagcaaattttaaaatagaatcaataaaacaaaaaaatcaaaaacctTAGAATAAGTGAAGGGATTCAATAAAGTAAAACAAAGGAGAAACATACGCATAAAATTAGCTTAAAACAAGGCCTTGCGCATAGTTATAAATGAAAATTGAAACATCACCAATTGGTATATTTTGCCAGAAGAAATATACATATTACCTTTCTTGATGACCTAAAATTCTTAAATACATGTGAAGTATATCTCTAAACATATATATGTGATGAGACATGTGACTTAATCATGTTCAGGATTAGgaatacaaaataaaaataattggtATTCTAAAGTAAAGAGCACCGGTGGAGTTCTTGTCCAATTGGAAACCAAAATAGAGCAATAAATCCACTGTCAACGTGTTATTTAGGTGAGAAATAAACAAGACcaatatcaaaatatataaacGGAAAGGAACACACAATGAGCTAACAAGCCACGCCTCTAGGGAAGTCAAATTGAACGAGAGTTCAAACTAAAAGACATATGACGCCATCATAAAATAAGCTAAACAAGCCCACATCTCAAAAGGAAGTGTTGAACGAGAgttcaaaataaaacaaatgaCAACTCAAGTAAAACATACAACAATAAGATTTACATATGGTATGATGAGAATTTGTAAATAGGCTCAATCAAATATACCAATATTCTAAACAAAATAACACTCAACTTTATAATTGCTTGCGACTCATTATCATAAATAATTTTGCCAAAACAAATAAAACTATTGAAGTTATTTTTTGAAACAGGATAGTATGTACAAAATCAGTAATACGATCAGAAAAGATTGGAAATAACATAAATAATGACTAAAAAATTTATCCATGTAAATACCTTTATGAGAGATGCATAATGCAGCACTTGATTTGGTATAGaataatatataaaacattAAATCACTAGTAATTAAAccacaaaatatatataaatgataAACATCTTATTGAAGAAATTGAAAAATGGAGAAAGTAGAAAAATGATCCGAGTAACAATCCAGATCAGAGTGAGAGAGAGCTGTTACTTGAACATCAAAGTAGTATATCATAACGACCAATAAAATTAATTCTGTCACTGCGAATTAGAAAAAATTTCAATAAATATGAACGAACAAAAGGTTGAATTCCTTGATTTGTATGCAACAATGTGCAAGATCTAAATTCAATTGAAAGGACCTATATTTAGTCAGGATGAGTACGTCACAATGTGAACAGGGACGACTCTAATAACACATCCCACATTGTTTTGTGAAAGAGATATGAATGAGCTTATAAGACTACACGATAGGTTCATTTAACAATTTGAATCaattattttcatcatttaaaaATTTGAATCAATTATTTTCATACAATGAAGACATATGTGAGATAGCTGCTAGCAGAATCCATCTGCAAAGTCACAGCTGTGCGAGCATGAAGCATGAAACTGTGCATTCCACTAACAATTAAAATGATGATTCTTATTAAATATGTCAAAGAATTGATTTGCAATTTCGGTATCAATgtcattaataaattaaaattcaattctt
This region of Primulina eburnea isolate SZY01 chromosome 14, ASM2296580v1, whole genome shotgun sequence genomic DNA includes:
- the LOC140811431 gene encoding probable magnesium transporter NIPA2 → MGGISDNVRGLALAISSSIFIGSSFIIKKKGLKRAGASGTRASKGGYSYLLEPWWWAGMLTMLVGEGANFAAYAYAPATLVTPLGALSIIFSAVLAHFILDESLHMFGVVGCVLCLVGSVTIVLHAPLEKDFESVMQVWYLATEPGFIIYTFIVLVLVVVLIFWCVPRYGQTHMVVYIGICSLMGSLTVMGVKAVGLALKLSFSGSNQFIYFVTWFFTILVIVFCVMQLIYLNKALDTFNTAVVSPVYYVMFTTLTIVASIIMFKEWDSQNASQIMTELCGFVTILCGTLLLHKTKDMGGSPNPSSPGFHPSNREQGA